A section of the Paenibacillus odorifer genome encodes:
- a CDS encoding response regulator, translating to MSKIKIVIADDQLLTREGLRTILDLEDDMEVVGAAKNGEEACEMVEALQPDLVLLDIQMPVMDGLSALKRIKQVRSNIFILILTTFIETDYIVEGMAYGASGYMLKDMDADKMIASIHDTLSGQFILPAPVAAKLASRMNRLTEDYEHWQRSGLDRISLTEREEELAQLIIRGLNNREIADTLHIAEGTARNYISNLYSKLEVVDRAQAIVRLQAIL from the coding sequence TTGAGCAAAATAAAAATTGTAATTGCCGATGATCAATTGTTGACGCGGGAAGGACTTCGCACCATTTTGGATCTGGAAGATGATATGGAAGTGGTCGGTGCTGCCAAGAATGGAGAAGAAGCTTGCGAGATGGTTGAAGCACTCCAGCCTGATCTGGTGCTGCTCGATATTCAAATGCCAGTTATGGATGGCCTTAGCGCCTTGAAGCGAATAAAGCAGGTTCGGTCGAACATCTTCATTCTGATTCTGACTACTTTTATAGAGACTGATTATATTGTAGAGGGAATGGCCTACGGAGCAAGCGGCTATATGCTGAAGGACATGGATGCAGATAAAATGATCGCTTCGATTCATGATACGTTATCCGGGCAATTTATTCTGCCAGCTCCGGTAGCAGCCAAACTGGCGTCGAGGATGAACAGGTTAACAGAGGACTATGAACATTGGCAGAGATCGGGTCTGGATCGCATCAGTCTGACAGAACGGGAAGAGGAGCTGGCACAGCTCATTATCCGGGGACTGAACAATCGTGAAATCGCCGATACATTACATATTGCGGAAGGTACGGCGCGTAATTATATTAGCAATCTTTACAGCAAATTAGAAGTGGTTGATCGGGCCCAAGCGATTGTGCGACTGCAAGCTATTTTGTAA
- a CDS encoding AAA family ATPase: MFELPGYQTLDLIDNTADIRLYRLLRQEDGLRVIAKTTIGEYPGAAMVDAFRHEYDMLKRLCGRGAIEAYSLEIMADRPVLLLKDIEGSTLGQILRMPVNSLGLPALLRIATAIADCLMQIHREKITLNELTPAHLIVNPITFEVKFIDIRMCSTENITSPLSPLSGRPDVLLPYIAPEQTGRTGVKPDYRSDFYSLGIILYECLSGSRPFELHDVVDIVYRHLADTPEPLHRKFPTIPLSVSDIVGKCMEKMPEARYASALGIKSDLEECLSRLEESGHIEPFPLGSWDIPERWMVSGRFYGRHLEQQSLREALQRASQGAVETVWISGESGIGKTTFLKETLRNTVSLDGFFARGKFESRHTSLPYGIWHQVIEELVSQLLMETKLQVEVWKLRILQAVDNYGQLLIDFVPKLELLIGPQPSVPSLPPLEAQHRFQLIMSRFIQLFPHEDHPLILVLDNLQWADDTSLQYLTSLIEDTATTHLLIVLSYRNREITRLHPLSRLEKHLIDRNVAMSRISLQALELTDLKQLLLDVMRYEAADLDELARVLLHKTDGNPLFIKQFLQDLIDDQRVEFDENIRSWKWDLQRITELNVPDNVASYLSSKLQQFPEQTVYALSRAAFIGSLFDLRTLADITETPIEALSEALAVAVHGRLLQPVNGEEYPHYKFQHNRIHQAAYAFISEEERSELHWKIGLLLLGRSPLSEGTTLFEAVQHLNQALTWLDRPEQRLQLVELNLQAGVKAKQTTAHETALQYMLQATSLLAEQSWEAQYGLTFRVFRERAELEYLCSHFDTANELFHLLIDKATTNMDKAYVYAMKVQLEASNDNHEEVISLGQHTLSLLKVKHQFDPGYVQLTLQWLRLRRRLKKVSLESLTLLPPMTDEARRIAMSTLDHSSNACFYVNREGWLASSFTMIELTLDYGMTPEASIGFIGYAMFQYYYFRNDEETFKWAMLAFSLSEPYPKQHMTTLAAFAMCYDSWRHYDPAMLHTFTEKAGKVGLESGDLWKGNQNVLINCASLLQFGHPLGDIYERLITHSGDLLRHNNSLHCKQAIVAAAILVRLTGYRSIDDPFPIAEISEPDFAKSVHGDTFDFIQEMVWIYQYLTGYVFGEYREASEALAKSAAIIKSREDGLDSPMQIMYECLVWAQLYEEYNAEEQRTYRAKMRKCLKKMKNLAMRCPGNYQHKYLLMKAELTRLSRDPRQAEALYEQSIETARVHGHIHDLAMAAECYGKYGLRHGKMHLARIYMTEAYEAYLQWGAKAKAADLEQQHRHLLHIKREPGLDRVDSLSVVMSAQALSGEMEMSRLLATLMRIMLHNAGAEYGAVIFDHDGKWMVEAYGTSEAQHIESVPLGEESGLVPAAIIAYAARTQEQVVLHDALSEGIFTRNTYVRNNRLKSVLCLPIMNQNKLVCLLYLENNLSPGVFTPSRLDVLKLLGSQCAISIANAKLYSGIQYLKKNLEDQVVERTRSLERSMRETSAALAEATVFEERNRIAQEIHDIVGHTLTSTILQIEAGKRLLQKKEIDSGFQRLAEAQDLVRHSLNEIRGSVHMLKEDRYSDLTVMLRQLIKDTERNAGVVVHAVIYDLPEAMSTAYKKAIYHALQEGLTNGIRHGKSAEFHFSLESVGANLQFRLKDCGLGMSPIVMGFGLRTMKERVEQLGGSLSIDSEMDEGCLLEIDLPMRRVVDRN, encoded by the coding sequence ATGTTTGAATTGCCAGGATACCAAACCTTAGATCTGATAGATAATACCGCGGATATCAGATTATACAGACTCCTACGTCAAGAGGACGGCCTAAGGGTTATCGCTAAGACAACAATAGGAGAATACCCGGGAGCTGCCATGGTCGATGCTTTTCGTCATGAGTATGACATGCTTAAGCGACTTTGCGGACGTGGTGCAATAGAGGCGTACAGTTTGGAAATTATGGCGGACCGACCAGTCCTTCTCTTAAAAGATATAGAGGGGAGTACTCTTGGGCAGATCCTGCGTATGCCTGTTAATTCACTGGGTCTTCCAGCGCTGCTTCGGATCGCTACAGCTATTGCTGATTGTCTTATGCAAATTCATCGTGAAAAAATAACACTAAATGAACTAACCCCCGCTCATCTAATCGTCAATCCCATTACTTTTGAAGTGAAATTTATTGATATAAGAATGTGCTCTACCGAAAACATCACGAGTCCTTTGTCACCGTTAAGCGGTCGGCCCGATGTTCTGCTTCCTTATATAGCTCCAGAACAAACGGGACGAACCGGAGTCAAACCGGATTACCGTTCTGACTTTTATTCGCTTGGGATCATCCTGTATGAATGTCTCTCAGGCAGCCGCCCCTTTGAGCTGCATGATGTTGTTGATATTGTATATCGTCATCTTGCAGATACACCTGAGCCTCTGCACCGCAAGTTCCCCACTATCCCTCTATCGGTCTCTGATATTGTTGGTAAATGCATGGAGAAGATGCCTGAAGCGAGATACGCCAGCGCATTAGGCATTAAATCGGATCTTGAGGAATGTCTATCCCGTCTAGAAGAATCCGGGCATATTGAGCCTTTTCCACTAGGAAGCTGGGATATCCCAGAGCGGTGGATGGTATCAGGACGCTTCTATGGAAGACATCTTGAGCAACAAAGCTTAAGGGAAGCGCTGCAACGAGCATCACAAGGTGCCGTAGAGACGGTCTGGATTAGCGGGGAGAGTGGTATCGGCAAAACAACCTTTCTAAAGGAGACCCTTAGAAATACAGTCTCTTTGGATGGTTTCTTCGCCAGAGGCAAATTCGAATCCCGACATACCTCACTCCCTTATGGCATCTGGCATCAAGTCATAGAAGAGTTGGTTAGTCAGCTGCTGATGGAAACAAAGCTGCAAGTGGAAGTTTGGAAGCTGCGTATTCTACAAGCAGTGGACAATTACGGTCAGTTGCTGATCGATTTTGTTCCTAAGCTTGAACTTTTGATTGGCCCACAACCCTCCGTGCCTTCACTGCCACCGCTGGAAGCTCAGCATCGCTTTCAATTAATCATGAGCCGATTTATTCAACTCTTTCCTCATGAGGATCATCCATTGATCTTGGTATTGGATAATTTGCAATGGGCTGATGATACGTCGCTGCAATATCTCACTTCGCTTATAGAGGATACGGCAACGACTCATCTGCTAATCGTGCTTTCCTATCGCAATCGGGAGATTACAAGGCTGCACCCACTCAGTAGGCTGGAAAAGCATCTGATTGACCGCAACGTAGCGATGAGCAGAATTTCTTTACAAGCGCTTGAACTCACCGATTTAAAACAACTGCTACTTGATGTTATGCGTTACGAGGCAGCTGACTTGGACGAGCTGGCGCGTGTGCTGCTTCATAAGACAGATGGAAACCCGTTATTTATTAAGCAATTCCTTCAAGATTTGATAGATGATCAGCGAGTGGAATTTGATGAGAATATTCGAAGCTGGAAATGGGATCTCCAGCGTATTACTGAATTAAATGTTCCCGATAACGTAGCTTCATACCTTTCAAGTAAATTGCAACAATTTCCTGAACAGACGGTATATGCACTTAGCAGAGCCGCATTCATAGGCAGCCTATTTGATTTACGTACACTTGCTGATATTACGGAGACCCCGATAGAGGCATTGAGCGAAGCGTTGGCGGTTGCTGTACATGGGCGCTTGTTGCAGCCCGTTAACGGGGAGGAATATCCGCATTATAAGTTTCAGCATAACCGCATTCATCAGGCAGCATATGCCTTTATTTCCGAAGAGGAGCGTTCCGAGCTGCATTGGAAGATTGGTCTGTTATTGCTAGGCCGCAGCCCGCTAAGTGAAGGAACGACCCTATTTGAAGCTGTCCAGCATTTGAATCAGGCACTTACATGGTTAGACCGCCCTGAACAGAGGCTTCAACTGGTAGAGCTGAACTTACAGGCAGGGGTAAAAGCGAAGCAAACAACCGCACATGAGACAGCCTTGCAATATATGCTTCAGGCAACGTCATTATTAGCGGAGCAGAGCTGGGAGGCGCAATATGGGCTAACCTTCCGGGTATTTCGTGAGAGGGCGGAGCTCGAATATTTATGTTCCCATTTTGATACGGCTAATGAATTATTCCATCTGTTAATTGATAAAGCTACGACAAATATGGATAAGGCTTACGTCTACGCAATGAAGGTGCAGTTGGAAGCAAGTAATGATAACCACGAAGAGGTGATCTCCTTAGGCCAGCATACCCTATCGTTACTGAAAGTGAAGCATCAATTTGATCCTGGGTATGTTCAATTGACGCTTCAATGGTTGCGATTGCGGCGTAGACTCAAGAAGGTCTCACTCGAATCGCTTACTCTTTTACCTCCAATGACTGATGAAGCACGTAGAATCGCAATGTCTACTTTAGATCATTCGAGCAATGCTTGTTTCTACGTCAATCGAGAAGGGTGGCTCGCTTCTTCCTTCACCATGATTGAATTAACGCTTGATTATGGGATGACTCCGGAGGCTTCCATTGGATTCATAGGTTATGCAATGTTTCAATACTATTACTTCCGTAATGATGAAGAGACATTCAAATGGGCCATGCTGGCATTCAGCTTATCCGAACCCTATCCGAAACAGCATATGACAACCTTAGCTGCGTTCGCCATGTGCTACGACAGCTGGCGGCATTATGATCCTGCTATGCTCCATACATTTACCGAGAAGGCTGGTAAAGTGGGACTGGAATCAGGTGACTTATGGAAGGGCAACCAGAATGTGCTGATCAACTGTGCCTCCCTTTTGCAATTTGGTCATCCTCTCGGCGATATCTATGAGCGATTAATTACTCATTCCGGAGATTTGCTGCGCCATAACAACAGTCTTCATTGTAAGCAGGCTATTGTAGCGGCGGCCATTCTTGTTCGACTGACAGGTTATCGCTCTATAGATGATCCCTTTCCCATCGCGGAGATTAGCGAGCCTGATTTTGCAAAGTCGGTTCATGGGGACACCTTTGATTTTATACAAGAAATGGTCTGGATCTATCAGTATTTGACGGGCTATGTATTTGGAGAATACCGAGAAGCCAGTGAGGCATTAGCCAAATCAGCGGCCATTATAAAATCACGCGAAGATGGCTTAGACAGTCCCATGCAGATCATGTATGAATGTTTAGTCTGGGCTCAGTTGTATGAGGAATATAACGCTGAAGAGCAACGTACATATCGGGCAAAAATGCGTAAATGCTTGAAGAAAATGAAAAATCTTGCCATGCGTTGTCCGGGGAATTATCAGCATAAATATCTGTTGATGAAGGCTGAGTTAACTCGTCTATCGCGAGATCCCCGCCAAGCTGAAGCGTTGTATGAGCAATCCATTGAGACCGCCCGGGTCCACGGTCATATTCACGATTTAGCGATGGCGGCGGAATGTTATGGCAAATATGGGCTTCGTCATGGCAAAATGCATCTGGCAAGAATCTATATGACTGAGGCCTATGAGGCTTATCTGCAATGGGGCGCAAAGGCTAAAGCGGCTGACCTGGAGCAGCAGCATCGCCATTTGCTGCATATTAAACGAGAGCCCGGGCTCGATCGTGTGGATTCCCTTTCTGTGGTAATGTCTGCCCAAGCATTATCGGGCGAGATGGAGATGAGCCGATTATTGGCCACGCTGATGCGAATCATGCTCCACAATGCTGGGGCAGAATATGGGGCTGTTATTTTTGATCATGACGGCAAATGGATGGTGGAAGCTTATGGGACCTCAGAAGCCCAGCATATCGAATCTGTTCCACTTGGGGAAGAATCGGGGTTGGTCCCGGCAGCGATTATAGCTTACGCGGCAAGAACACAAGAACAGGTTGTATTACATGATGCGCTCAGTGAAGGGATATTTACACGTAATACTTACGTTAGGAATAATAGACTGAAATCCGTTCTATGTCTCCCCATCATGAATCAGAATAAATTGGTTTGCCTGCTCTATTTGGAGAATAATCTATCGCCGGGTGTATTTACTCCAAGCAGACTCGATGTGCTCAAGCTGCTTGGTTCACAATGCGCAATCTCAATCGCTAATGCCAAGCTATATTCGGGAATCCAATATCTCAAAAAAAATCTGGAGGATCAAGTGGTAGAAAGAACTCGCAGCCTGGAGCGTTCGATGCGGGAAACATCTGCGGCTTTGGCCGAAGCTACTGTTTTTGAGGAACGCAATCGTATTGCCCAAGAGATTCATGATATTGTCGGGCATACCCTTACATCGACGATTCTGCAGATTGAAGCTGGCAAGCGGCTGCTTCAGAAGAAGGAGATAGACAGCGGCTTTCAGCGTCTGGCAGAAGCCCAGGATCTTGTGCGGCATAGCTTGAATGAAATCCGCGGCTCTGTCCATATGCTGAAAGAGGACAGGTATTCTGACCTAACCGTGATGCTGAGGCAGTTGATTAAAGATACAGAACGCAATGCAGGCGTTGTTGTTCATGCAGTTATTTATGATCTGCCGGAAGCCATGTCAACAGCCTATAAAAAGGCAATCTATCATGCTTTGCAGGAGGGCTTAACTAATGGGATCAGACATGGAAAGAGTGCCGAGTTCCATTTTAGTCTGGAGTCTGTTGGAGCGAACTTGCAGTTTAGACTCAAGGATTGTGGGCTAGGGATGAGTCCAATCGTGATGGGATTTGGACTTAGGACGATGAAGGAACGGGTTGAGCAACTGGGAGGCAGCTTATCCATCGATTCAGAAATGGATGAAGGCTGTTTACTGGAGATTGATCTGCCCATGCGAAGGGTTGTGGATAGAAATTGA
- a CDS encoding response regulator, producing MKIIIVDDHPLVRRGLASVIAMQSDMQFAGEATTGPEALDVIEETKPDIVLIDLKLADESGLDVIKIARTRGMVSKFILLTSSASREDFLRAEEVLVDGYVLKEALPEELLFAIQLVYKGRKYYDPGLMEEKMRMSASSPTDELTPKEKEVLIQLGQGACNRVIATRLFISEFTVKKHVSQILAKLQVTDRTQAALCANAIGLTKYEMSYE from the coding sequence GTGAAAATCATCATTGTAGATGATCATCCTTTAGTTAGAAGAGGGCTGGCATCTGTCATTGCAATGCAATCGGATATGCAATTTGCAGGTGAAGCTACGACTGGCCCGGAAGCACTTGATGTGATTGAAGAGACAAAGCCAGACATTGTCCTCATTGATCTTAAGCTTGCTGATGAATCAGGACTGGATGTCATTAAGATAGCACGTACCCGCGGCATGGTTAGTAAATTCATACTGTTGACTTCCTCTGCGAGCAGAGAGGATTTTTTGAGGGCTGAAGAAGTACTGGTAGACGGATATGTACTGAAAGAGGCACTGCCGGAGGAATTACTCTTTGCTATCCAGTTGGTGTACAAAGGGAGAAAATATTACGATCCTGGCCTAATGGAAGAAAAGATGCGAATGAGCGCCAGCAGTCCAACAGATGAATTGACACCAAAAGAGAAGGAAGTCCTGATTCAGCTTGGACAAGGTGCTTGCAATAGAGTGATTGCCACACGTCTTTTTATCAGTGAATTTACGGTGAAGAAGCATGTCAGTCAGATTTTAGCGAAGCTGCAGGTTACTGACCGGACACAGGCGGCACTGTGCGCCAACGCGATAGGATTAACGAAATATGAAATGTCTTACGAGTAG